The genome window AAACATTTGTGTGACTTACAACTTTACTTTGTGCTTGAAAATCAACAGTGATTACTATTTGTCATGTGCAATACTTTTATCGCATAGGTCATCAGTTTCTGACGTTTCGGATGAGTGAGCTCGAGCCGCTATGCCTTCAGTGCCTGGGAGCCTCTTCTGATAAACGTAAATACCAAGTTTTCTGCCGTAAGTCTAAGATAAAGTTACTCGCTTCATAAAGGAGGTCTTAGTAGCAATTAATAGTAGTTTGATAACCTTGAGACGAAACAGGAGCATGGGTTGTCGGCCAGTGTATGCTTGCAATCATGACTCTTGAAGAACTTTGAGTGAAGTTTGAGACAGCAGTTTTGTCATGAAACTGcataataaaaaagaagcTACTGTCAGAGAGCGAGTTCTACATAAAGATATCTAGTTATTCATCCCAATCACAGCAATATCGAAGTCGAACAATAGTGAAGCAAGATGTTGCCCGACTGAGTCCTCACTTCTCCTCTAGGGTAGCTCACTTGGGGAGATACAACAACACAATCTATCACGGCACTTGGATATTCCTCAGATCATGCCAAATCAGCAGAATCATGCACCTTGTTGGTCATCAATTCTCCATAACAACTCATGTTCTGTCAAGAATCACCAACAATGGTCATTAACAGTCATCGACTCCATTCAGGTACAACACAGTACGATATCAGACATCTCAACCGAACGGCATGGGCTCGGCTCATTCGGTCTAATCGGGCCTGGTGGACCATCCCCATCTGCACCTCTTGATCCTAATGCATCCTCATGCGATGCCATGCGATGCACATGTGGTGCATCTTCCGGTTCAACCGCACGTACAGACGTCCAGCTCTGCCAAACGATATCGGCATTGGAATTCCATCATACTGAGAGCTCAAGTCTTTCTCCAGTCTTTTCTTCACTAGGAAACACTAGACCAATGTCAACTATACACTATCAATGGTCCCTcaattgcttcttctttttcaactttgAGATTTTCCATATGGACCCTTCTCGACCAGGATCTTCACAGAGGGGTACCACCCAACCCAATTAAGCGGGTGAATAAGTGTGAGTGAGTGGGCCGTAGTGTTCTCGGTCACTTTAGGCTTTGGCTTGACCATTCTTTGacttgatggtgttgatcaGAGTATTTCCGTCTCTTCGGCTGAGGGTTTGTGCTATTGGATGATGGTAACGGCAGCGGCCCGGACCATTATATTCCAATGAAAAAAGCCTCTTCAATATGCCTCAAGAGTCTATCTTGAGTGAATTTAACATTGGTCAAAGTGAAGTTGAGATAAGAAATCACCAGACGTTGATCAATTCCAGTCTTCTAAGCCAATTACTTAATTTCTCCATGTCTGAGGTCATTGTTATAGTGCCTGATGATCTTGCACTTACACTTAGACTGTGATAACATCATACTGTACCCCTGCTATTAGAGTTTCTGACTCTTCACTTTTCATCATGAGCCAAGATCTTCCATTTACTCAATGGCGTTCTCACGGTTATGACACATCAACTTCTTACCCGTCACACTAGCCTCAAATCCTCAAATCCTCTCTTTTGACTTTCCCCCCCAAAGAGGGGAATCAACTCGTCCTGTTCATGTTCTGTTCCTGTACCTGTAACTGTAATTGTAAGCGTACCCTCCTCATCCGTCGTCTTGATAAACGCCCACCCCCacgccaacgccaacaccaacgagAGGGCGTCGATTATATGGAGCCCCGCCTCCGTTCCGAAAGTGTCTCTAGCTTCAGTCACTTAAAGAGTTGACGTGAGTTGTGATAGTTAGCGGAACTTCAGGACCGACTTGGTAAAGACGGACGAGGCATTTGACTTTGTCCCGATCCCAAAGGCCCCATCTGCCATCCTTTGACGGGTGTGCCGTCGCTTACGCTGCTTAGACTGCCCGCCGTGGGTAATCGGGTAAGTAAATCCTTCTGGGGCCGTGCCTTGTCATCTACAGTAAGGTAAGAGTCTGGCGGCCTCTTCAAGACCACGTGAACTGATTAGAGGTGGATCGTCGAGGCTGTTGATCGGACGGTTAACTAGACCCTTTAGATGGTCGTGATTTTCGCGATGTTGGGGATCGTGCATGATCGGCGATTGCTATCGCCAGTGACATCTCTGACTCGAGCCTAttccaacaacagcatcatcagtgACAGCCTTGAAGAAATCGAACGATGACCGACATGTCTGACAGTGACAGTTATGTCTCAGGAACACCACACACCAGGCTGTCAGAATCTCCGATCTCAAACTAAAAACCAACAGCCTTGCATCAGGCACACCTTGGCAGCCCGTCACGGCTGACCAGCCACCCCCATCAACAAACTTCCCAACATCAGGCTGGGCCAGGAACGGAAAGATTTGGAAAAACTGGGCGAGCGCCCCTCATTATTGATCATGAACCTAGTACAGCCGCAAGCTCCACGACCGTCCGTCTCGTACATAGAGGCAGATCCAGCAGGGTAGGGTGGACGATACAGCAGTCAGCAGCCATCGTGTTGCCTCGCTGCCTTTTGCTTTtgtctttgccttcttcttgtcctaCCACACCCGTCCCTCTCGCTAcagcaagctcttccaaaGGCCCCCACCGGTGAGCCATTTCTCCCATGCCTATTGCGTTTTGAATAGTAGAATTGCGCAGTGGCCGAGGTAAAAGTAGATAAAGTGCTTGGTCTCTGCGCAGCATGTTAGCCAGCCAGCCGTGCCCGGGGCTATGGAGTCGGAAATCGGCGGGTTGGGTTTGACGAACCGTGGGTAACGAAGCTACCGAAATTTCGGCCAACAATGCAGTGCCAGGTTGGTCCCTTTCGCTCGTCGAACTACATTCTGTAAGTATGGGATCGATCGTGACAGGCTTGGTGTGTACGAACTGTGCGCTTGATGTGCTGTGCAATGTCCTGCCATAGCATGTCAGCTTGTGTGCCTACAGAGACGCAGTACTTGATGAGAAAACCTTCTCAATGGTGAACTTGGCCATGGCTTCCTGGGCTATCGTCACGTCAGCCTCGTCTTCCTGCCGCCGGCGCAAAACTGTCATGGACTCCCCATACCAACTTCGATAGACTCCTGTTGCATATCCTCCGTCTTTGTCACTCTCTCGTCAGCGATCGCGTCCGGAATATCGGTACGTATGTCGGATTATCTCACCATGTCGGCGGACTTGATCTGAGCTAGCATTATATCAGTATGatgcttctcgagctccaAAGGGGGTGTTGCTTACCCTCGAGCTTCTCCCGAGCGACGGGAGACTCTGCCTTGGGAACGTGAGCGTCGGCCATCTTGTGTTAAGTTTAGGTTGAAGAAAGTGTTCGGTTTAGGAAACAAAGGCGACCTGCGAAATCTTGTTAGTCTGAGTTGTTGTCGTGAGGCTGGCGCTTGACGACGCCTTGG of Fusarium oxysporum Fo47 chromosome I, complete sequence contains these proteins:
- a CDS encoding dynein light chain, which produces MADAHVPKAESPVAREKLEAQIKSADMTEDMQQESIEVAQEAMAKFTIEKDIAQHIKRTFDERKGPTWHCIVGRNFGSFVTHETKHFIYFYLGHCAILLFKTQ